The DNA window TGATTTATGATAGCTGTAAAGCAAATGGACTTATTAAAACGGTGAACTGTTCTGTGTGCTACTCAGTTTATCCTCTGTAAGTGTGAGGTTCAACAAAACTCTGCTTCCTTTCCCTGAACTCACAAAAGGTTGTGTTTACCCATCACTTCTGGTCCCAGTGACCTACATAAACCCTCATTATGAAGCGTCTCAATTTTAAAACCCTCACTTACAGATTGAAACTTATTTATATTTTCACTTTCCACACCAATTTCCGTGCATCTATTTGGTCCTACCTCTGTATGAGGTATCCGCGATTGTGGCTTTTTGATTATTCCTGAGTGTAATCCATCTTGCGACCCAGCTCTCAAATTCCATCCACAAACCTCGTCTTTGTACTCTGTCATCTCAAGCCCTTGCTGAATGCTTTGCTCCAATATTTTACACTAATTATTCCCTGTAAAATTCGTGTTCTTAAGTCAGTTACTATGTTATAGGCACCTTGCAGATACAGGTTGCTATTATATTTGTCAGTTTTATTTCTTATGGTGTTAATTGGAATATATAGGGGCGTGCCTTGTTATTTCAACATCatgtaattgttactctggattgttGCCCTCCATGATGTAACTTGAATTTTTTGATATGTTATTGTATGAATTACGTATTATCTGAAATATCTTATCATCATCCCTAAAATACTCAAATTAGCAAAATAAAATATTTGGAACTGTTTCCCCAGGTTCGGTATATGAAATGCAAGGACAAGTGTGTTGCTTGTCTACGGGAGAAATCATTAAGATCATTGGATTCAAAGTAGTAAAAGTTAAAGTGAAGAGTTGTGAATTCATTGAAGGGAACATCTCCCCGTTCGCAGTGGAGTTGCCATTGGATTATCCAGGTACCCTTTTTATAATTACATTCTGTTTAAGTTTGTCTAAGAATTGTAATTGTCTTGTGTTGTACCCTAACTAGCATTAGGTTTTGTCCCCCGTTATCCCTTGGCTCACTGACCTGCAATGGTTTGCGGTTAACAAACGCTCCGCTCTTAAAATTGTCACCCTCGTTCTCAGGTCTTCTATGGTCTTGATCCttcctatctctgtaacctcttCCTGTCTATAACCCTTCGAAATATTACCACTCATCCAGATACCCTGTTGCATTTGCTGACTTTAATTGCACCACTGTTGGCAGCTGTGCCGAGACCCTTTATATTATGCAATTTCCTCTGTAAAGCCCtccatttccttttccttctACCATTCGTTTTGCCATCTGCCCCATTAAGTACTTCTGTCAATTTTCGGTTTGTTTCAGTTTACTTCAGGAGCTAGGACCTACTTGCATTATTGTAAGTTTTACGTAGTTGTGCATGTCTATAGCTACACGTACATGTGAGCTAACAAGTCTTATGTAAGCCTTTGGTGCCCCATTTGTTTTTGCAAAATATAAATGCAACCACTTAGAAAACCATTTCCTTTCTAACTGCAATATAGATGTGGTCACATGTAATACAGGGAAGTTCTTCTACCCTCTAAGGTGAATGTAAAGTAGCACATAGCACAATTTTTGAAGAAGAGGGAACTATACCTGGTATTTTGCCCAATATTTATTCTTGCATACACCACCACTAAAGAAGCAAGTTATCTGATGATTATCGTACAGCTTTTTGTGGGAGATTACAGTGTATGGGTTAGATGCTGTGTTTCCTTTGTCACAATGTCAACTATACATTAGAGTGTATTAGTTATGAAGTGTTTTAGAAACAGCATAATGATCTCGACGCAGCTTCCGACCAGAAACTTCGACCTTCCCTTTGCATCCGcagatgctgtgtgacctgctgagttcgtccagcagtttgttttttgacAGGAAGTGTAAATGTTAGGCAGCCGCCTCTCTACTTTCTTTGGCAAACTGCGTGCAACAAGAACAGTAGTGTGGTGCAGTGTTTTTTCATCTAGGGCATAGAATATCGAAAAATGTAAATGATGGAAAGTGTTAATGATTTTGATGAGAATGTAGGTAGCacgattagtaaatttgctgctgatattgtgttcagttcgggTCACTGTGcacactggagagggtgcagaaaagattaacGTGGATTGCTACCTTGATTGGAAGGCTTGAGAACTGGGAGAAATTGGATCGGCTAGATCTTTTATCTCCGAAGCTGGGGATGATGAAAAATGACATGAAAGATGTATAAAATTTAGGAGgttcaccttcctcaccaccccatctacctgtgctcCAGTTTTCAGGGATTTGTATATTTCTACCCCAAGGTCTGTCTATTCTCAGCAACACGACCCAGAGCCCTGTCATTCACTATATGTGTTCTGCCCTAGTTTCACTTCACACTGGTGCAGATTATGAGATGTAGGGTAGATAGCCAGGGTGTCTGAAACTAAAGCACATAGATCaaaggtgagagagaggggatttAATCTGAGGGGTAAATTGTTCACACGAAGTGTAGTTGGAATGAGCTGCTacaggaggtggtggaggcaggaacaGTATCAATATTTAAAAAGGCATTTTAGCAGGTAATTGAATGAGTGAGGCATAGAAGAATGTGGgattaatgcaggcaaatgggtttAGTATTGTTAGGGATGATGGTTTGCATAGAGGCAATGGGCCATAGGACCTGTACAGCTGATGATTGGGCTATCATGAAAGTTTTGGATGTACAACTATTTTTTTCAGTGAAGTGCAAGCTGTATGTTTGTACAGGATTTGAAATGAGTGTAAATTTAGCTTCCATTTTATTGACCTCCATGAATTATTAACAAGCAGGAATGTCTGGGAATGTCAGGGGCGTGAATCTGACTTTTTCTGACGTCAGTTTACATCAGTCATCAACCATGAAGAATTTTGATTGTTCATTAGCTGTAATGTCATCAAACAGGCTGAGTCATCTGAAGAATTCTGGTACATTGACCAAGGAAGTAGAAATAGAAAAAGCACAATTCTTAGATGATTGCATTTCAATTAAAGAGAACTGAAATTCTCTAAACCCTTGTTACGCTCTGACTTATCACCTTGGATCTGTGTATTGCAAAGTTGGGGTCAGGATCAGGGGCAAAGACGGTCCACAATGTGGGCAGGTttgcagatggtgtgtgtgttctgtgtgtgactgGAACCAGGGTTGGAGTTGGATTTTAGGCGTCAGGAATATGGGTGGGTTTACGTACAAGCCACAACTGAAACTTGCATGGGAGttttatctgtgtgtgtgttgacCTTCAAATGTTGTTGTAGGTTTAGTATCATTGTTCATAGTCTTACGATTATCTTTGTTGTATCTTGTTGTCCATAAAAAGTCCATGTCCCCATCCTTCATGAATAATGAGACGTTGTAAATTAAGTAAGCCTAATTATTTTAAACGATCTTGTACGTTTCTATATAGGAATGACAATATATTCAGTTTTTTAGGATCCAAGTATGTTTAATAATATTTGTGATTTAGTACTGTATTAAAGATACTGTGTGTACCTAAAAAAACAATATATTTAGAGTCTTGTGTTGCAAATAATCTGTAAATGGTTGAGGGCGTCAATTGATCCTCAGCTGCTGGGACATCACCGCAGTGTAGTAGTTAGcaggacactattacagctcggggagtTCTCTAGTTTAGAATTCAATTCCAgggccatctgtaaggagtttgttctccCCATCCAGCTTCGTCCCACTTAGtaagttaccgtagattccggattttaagccgctacttttttcccacattttgaacagctttgaactctgcggcctttaatacggagcggctaatgtattattttttttcatgccgccaaaaacattttgcctcgtaacagtagaccaataaaattgatgagtagttcacagaggtccaatgaaattgtacgataaatcaagcgcactttcacaattaaatttttgtaaatcagtcatttgtactcgccctcatcaacatggaaaacactcgaagaaaagcattgtgctgcctttatggcagttatttagtttataatattttagcttagtaattcatttgttagttaaagttagaagtgttttaactatatttgttttctgtactacatcgcgggatgctatgacgtcacacccggtttcgccgcgtcttgtgggataccggtttgcgataaacgggaaggaggggggtgaGCGgcagagcgaaaacgctgcttttaagttaaaggcgatcaataacttttcctggtaggctgcagtatatatattttttaccagtcgttaggagatattggaatgttgttcagtaaaaaagtatacgcaacgtatatttaaaagtagccgcgttacaggcacggttcgaaaaaaagcatttgcaatatgtatttgtttatgttaccatatggatttaattaaaagttaaaaaatcctcacgtgtaatatctttctgtgtaaatatctcatattacaacgtgggacacctgcggcctaaaatccggtgcggcctgtacaagtaaaaaattgattttctttctaaaattagagccagtggcttttaatcaggtgcgctctgtagtccggaatctacggtaattggtcattgtaaattgtcctgtgattaggccagtgcTAAAGAGATGGGCTGCTGgacagtgtggcttgttgggtcAAAAAAGTCCAGTCCAAGctttatttctaaataaataaaaataaaataaaagtgaCAAGCAATATAGGAGCTATTTTGAGCTGTAGACTGGTGAGAAAGGCATTCTATGTCGAGAAGTTTATTGAGTTCGGCAGAGAAAGTTGCCAAACAGCATTCCCTAGTGGAGGAGCAGGAAATAAATCGTAAAAGCTCAAGAACACATTTAACTGTACGTAACTGTGCTCTAGAACAAGTTAATAAAAGGTTCACCAGAGTCAGTAATTTAAAAATTCATTTGGCAGCAACCCTAATGAGTAGATACATTTTTCATCCATAGTACACCAGCTGTTAacttttctttcagatttccatTCATGCCTGTTTAGTTGATCTGAGCTGGGTTTAAGTAAAAATTTTAATCAAGTTACATGACATGAGAAACCATTCACTTTGTATTTCCTAAAGTATTTATGACATGTGATCTATAGCTAAGTTACAATTATAAAACAAGACCTTAAGACATGACTTATTTTTAGAtagaaactttcttacagagtgaGTGCTAAGGTACTGAAGTGTGCAGTAGGGATATGGGGAAacggatccataattccttgaaagttgtGTTACAGGTAGAGAAGGTCATAAACAGACCTTTTCGCACATTAGCTTTCCTAAATCAAACTACTAACTACAGAAGTtagggtgttatgttgaagttgtataagacggtAAGTATTgtgtgcaaacaagagaaaatctgcagacgctggaaatccaaacaacacacgcaaaatgctggaggaactcagcaggccaggcagcatctatggaaaagagtaaagagtcgacattttgggccgagacccgttactggtcctgatgaaggatctcagcctgaaacgtcataTGTTTATTCTTTTCTGTAGACGCTACCTGGCCAGCTGtgcttctccagcatcttgtgtagtgttgtgtgcagttctgattacCTGACTACAAAAAAGAtattagtaaggttgaaagagtacagagaaaatatatgaggatgttgctggaacttgaggacctgagttgtaaggaagATTAAATAGGGttggattttattccctagaatgtagaagattgaggggagatttgatagagatatacagaattatgaaggtTAATGTAGGCAGGTGttttcccactgagattgggtgagactgtaACTAACACTTAAGGGTAAagtgtgaaagatgaaatatttaaggggaatcggagggggaacttcttcactcagagggtgttgcaAGTGCAGAATGAGATGTCAGCAGGGTGGTGGTACGGGTTTGATCGCAACatgatgggagggatatggagggctttggtccaggtgtgtaggttgatgggacttggcagaatattcgttcagcatggagtagatgggctgaagggcctgatcctATTCTGTACTGCTCAGTGACTCTAGGATGAATAGCAGCTAATTTGTGGTTTTATTTTCAACAGGTTTCTTCAAGCTTCATGTTGATCCATGTCCATATACTAGTTTGAAGGATATCGTAAGATCAGTGAAAATTGGGGACAACCGCTTGGGTCATCCTCATTTCTGGAGCACCGTGGACATTCAGCTGAATGACATCTTCATTAAAAAAGGTGAACATATAGTGCTCAACTCTCTGGCAGAAGTGGACGGCGAGGAGTGTGTCAACTGCACAGTTATCAAAGGTGCCAAAGCCAAAACATTAAGAATTCCACTGTCATTCGAAGGGACATTCCATGAATGTGAAGATGACCAGTTTTATACTCTGAAGGAGATTGTAGAATGGAAGATCTCCAAGCATAGAAGGCGAGTTGTGAAGCTCATGAAAACAATGGCCACCTGGGAAGAGAGCCCTTACAATGAGTATTTACACAGTGATGTGTACCTTCTGCCTGTCTATGAAGTACAAGCAGTGGCGAGATGTGAGTACTTGTCTATGCTTCATCACAGTTCTGGAGATTTACTGCTTTAGCCCAGTAAAATGTTTGAGAGAAAACTTGCGGGCTAACAGGAATTTTCCTGGTACTTTAATTACAATTAATTTGCCACAGGATTCTGGAAGTTCACTGCTATTTGAATAAGGTCAAGCAGAAATGTCTGTCTCAAAACCATTTGAAGTACAAGATGCAAACATTGAGTAAATCCGTACTTGGGTCCAGTCGTCAGGCGAAGTGGAGAAGCTGTTCTGTGCCCCTTCTCCCACTAGAGGGCATCAGTGACAACAGGAGTGCAGCATCAACTTCCttcccagagcaacacactctaaatgctggaggagctcagcaggtcaatcagcatCTACGGTGGGGAAATAAATGATGATGCTTTAATAAGCAGGTAACAGTTCTGGTGGAGCATcagttgtttattcccctctgtagatactgcctgacttgctggctTCATCCAGCATTTTTCATGTGTGTGTGGCTCGAGATTTCCAGCACCAGCAGAAGCCCTTGAGCCTGACTTTCCTTCACAGAGTTATAGAATCATAGTCACACAActgagaacaggcccttcagcccatgtgtCCATGATGGCCATCAAAGCCCACCTTGGTTATCACCACTCTTGCTCGAAGCTTGGGtgaaagcatgcataaaaggatACATACTTGAAATACAATCAAAGTAAAAAATAAAAATCTTTATTTACCAATTCAATCTGAGAGGGGCCTCTGTAGGTCAGGGTCAATCAcagatgttgcgtcctagctgtctagatatgtaggccacatggagagcaagctgttgcccacgtagtaagctccccctctccaggcatctgatgaaaccaaaggaatggcagagaccaatagtGTTTGGAACCAGCAACATTGCAGGAGTTGTCAACGTAggacttagggactccagctccggatttttccctctgggtttactcccaaagccttccctatgattaggtatagctgcaaggcagcggaggtttgagatcagagttttccttctcctagatgagctgccaaccgtggctgatgagccccatctacctAAGTTGACTGGTTTcaaggcgccagtaacccacctctgcTCCTTCTCCTCTCAGTCGAAGCgattctgccgggcttagtaacCAACCTGCACATGAAGAGCGGGAGCTAAACTTGGTTGTCAGCAACTATTTGAGCACCATTGGGAGAATTTAATagaataggtagtgggaacttatcccactaccacccccagctataacaaacttgttatcaccctgacacagttgtgtcaagaaaacaacctctccctcaatgtcgcaaaaacaaaggagctggttgtggattacaggaggaatggagatgggctaatccctattgatatcaatggttctggggtcgagagggtgaacacctttaagttcctcagtataaacatcaccgaggatctcacgtggtctgtacatactggctgtgtggtgaaaaaggcacaacagcgcctctttcacctcagatggttcaagaagtttggtgtgggcccccaaatcctaagaactttctacaggggcacaattgagagcatcctgactgactgcatcactgcctggtatgggaactgtacttccctcaatcgcaggactctgcagagagtggtgcagacagcccagtgcatctgtagatgtggagttcccactgttcaggacgtttacaaagacaggtgtgtaaaaagggccaaaagaatcattggggatccaagtcaccccaaacacaaactgcgGGAAattgtaccgcagcataaaagccaggaccaacaggctttgggacaccaggccatcggactgattaattcatgctgacataaATATATTTACATGTTATATTGTTGTTCGTactatctattataaattactataaattgctcattgcacatttagacggagatgtaacgtaaagatttttactcctcatgtatatgaaggatgtaagtaataaagtaaattcaattccataaAGGAACCTAATTCAATCCATCAGGTTGTTCTCTAACACAGAGAAACAAAAGACGAACTCGTTTTATCTCCTTTTATCTTGTTTAGTCGCCTTTCACAATGGACTGCTATTTCTGCTCATGGATGATTCAGATCAGTGCACACATGATTCACTACTTTCCTGAGAAAAAAATCGTCAAATTTAGCATTTCATTTCCTGttacacagaacaaagaaacttcTCAACTTTGAAATCTTTCTGTGGGGTATACAGGCATCAATATTAACTGCTTCTATCACGGCCATGATAATTTTTCCCTTCGCAAAATTCATCCGACACCAAGAGCTGAGAAGAGCAACAAGAAGACATTTGCAGTGCTTTTGACGTTGCTTATCTTCCTTTACCCTGTTAGTTGTGAGTCTCATTGTCCTGATTTGAAAAGAAACCTTGAAATAACTCTATCAGTCGTTCACCTCTGTTCTCCAAATCGTGTGACACCAGTTTGTAGACAGGAACGGTGATTTTGCTGGATCATAATGAACAGGAGCTTGTGAACCCATTTGCAGCTGGGTTAATGGTTTGGGAATCCGAGTTGATAATATCGTGTCGAATGTCCCAATGCAACTGTTCCAGCAGCTCGGGTTGTATTGTGGAGCGTAGAGAGAGAACACCTGCTTTTTGTAACATCATAGCAATTAATTCTGTGCCTTTTCCCTCCTAAGAATAATTGTGGAAATTAATTGTAGTCTACAGACTGTGCTTCTAAAATGGGATGTGATCACTTTGATATCAGAAGGCTTCAATTTTGCATAACAGAAGGGACTCCAGCCCATTCCAAACAGAACAGAGGGCCATGTGACAGGGAAGATCCAGGCAGTTTTGAGAGTAGGTTacctggctgacacaacattgtggaccaaagtgcctgtaaagtgctgtagatttctatgttctataaatacTCCAACTGCCCAACAGCAAGATTTTGGGAAGGTGACATTAACCATTTTGCCATGAGAAAGGATAATTAACTCATCTCCTCCCTGGTGCTAGAGTTAAACCTTTTCATTTCTGTCCAATCTGCAAACTTAAAATCTCCCCTGTACCATTTGCACCCTTTGATCTACCCTGAGAATCATAAATAAAATTAGAGAACCGGGGAACGTGTAAAGAGCAATAGTTTAACCTGTGGTAATAATGGAACATATCGGGGTAACAGTCCCATAAAATGGTACACACGTTCAGTCCTTTTCTGTTGAATTCTCAGTAAATCTGGAGAAGACATTACTTTAGGAGGGTGATGctcctgtggaatgtgttgctACTATGTATCGAGAAACAGGATCAGTTTTTGTGTGTTTAACACCTGATTCATGCCTCGGatagacaaaaaaaaacacatgctAGGAGGTATTAAGATATAATGTTTGCTAAATCACAGTTtgatttcagacagacagacatactttattgatcccgagggaaattgggtttcattacagccgcaccaagaatagtgaagaaatatagcaatataaaaccataaataattaaataataataagttaatcatgccaagtggaaataagtccaggactagcctattagctcagggtgtctgacactccgagggaggagttgtaaagtttgatggccacaggcaggaatgacttcctgtgacatctcggtggaatgagtctctggctgaatgtactcctgtgcctaaccagtacattatgcaaGTTATAACTGCAATGGATAGACATCAGTAAAATATTCAGCAGGGTCCCTCTTGGTAGACTGTTCCATGAAAACTTAGCagattggattcaaaattgtCTTCTCCACAGAGGGCAGGGTGGTAGTGTAGGGGCTATTCTACTGGAGCTCTATGATCAATGGTGGTCTGCAGATATCTGGTTGATTTGGACGAAAATGTGGGTGAGTAGACAACATAAAAACAGGTGGGATTCTTGATAGTGAGGAAACTTGTCAAGGGATACAGTAGGTTatccatcagaatcaggttagatatcactggcatatgtcagagaaaaaaagtgaggcagtattcatgggttgaatgtccattcagaaatctgatggcagagaggaagaacccatccctgaatcattgagggtgtgccttcaggctcctgtacctccttcctgatggtagcaatgagaaaatggCATGTTCTGGGTAATGGGGCCTTATTAATAATGCATGccaccattttgaggcatcgatccttgaagatgtcctggatgctgttgatCATTTGAAACCATATGTGAAGAAATGGTTGATGGAGCTTAGTGTGAACAAGTGTgatgtattgcactttgggaaatcaaatgtaagagaaaaGTATGCAGTAAATGGCAAGACCCTCGGGTGCATTGAAATAGAGAGTCCAATGACGTACTGATTGGTAGGTTGGTTGGtcgttgtaagttgtcctgtgattaggctgaggTTAAATCAGGGTTTGTTGGGCGGTGCGGCTTACAAGGGCAGAAAGGGCTGTGCTGTGTCTCAATCAATAGATAAATAATCTCAATAAATAGATCAATAGTTAGATAGATAACTAAATAAACAggcaaataaattaaatattttccaAAGAGAAGCATTTCCAGGTAGGTGCCTAGAAAGTGCTGCTAGGActggtgatggaagcagatacgatatcACCATTCAAGAGGGTTTGAGACAGGTAGATGAACAGACAGggagtggagggatatggaccatctGCAGGTTGACAGGATTAGTTTAAATTATTGTTGTGGGCGGTACaggcattgtaggccaaagggcatgtTGTACTGATTTGTTGTATTTTCTATGTATGCgtctgagaaaaaaaaaatgactgacttgcttcctcttttttttttccaCAGTTGGAATGGAAATTTTACGCATACCATCTAACTTGGACGTAGAGGTTAAAGATATAACAGAAAGTTATGACCTTAACTCATTTGTACAACCAATGTCCTTAACTGATGTTTATAAAAGACCAAATGAAGACTTCCCACTGTTGGCAGTAATCGTTGACGAACAGTGTATTTACAAATCACTGATGTCTGGAAAGCAAATTATCATTCACAGTAAACACTTATTCAACACAATAATTGCCTCTGAGAACAGAAGCGATTTAAATAAAAAGCATTTTTTAATCCCCAAAAGCTACAAGGGTCGATTTAAAAGAAGGCCAAGGGAGTTCCCAACTGTCTATGACTTGGTGCTTGCCATTAAAAACAATGAATCCTTGCACGTCATTGCAACAAAAGAGTTTGTCCCTGAGTATGCAGAATTTGCCTCTGTTGTTGTAGGAGACCAGTTTCTTGTCCATCGTTGCCAGAGTGTTGAAGTCAACCATGAAGGAGAGAAGTGTCTAATTGAAGCTGTGGCTTGTGAAAGAATTATGGAAAAAGACTGTGAACAAGTCCTTCTTCCAACATATATGGAAGGGGGCTTTGTCGAAGTTGTCCACGATAAAAAGCAGTATGATATTTCGGAAATTTGTAAACAATTTAGCCTTCCATTTAATGTTAAAGTATCCATTAGAGATCTGTCAATCAATGACAATTTAGCTGCCTTGGCCTCATTACGAATTGAAGAAGAAATTGCCGATCCTTGTCTTCTGATTAGTTTGTCGGATGGTCCATCAGAATGCTTCAGGGTTCCAGTTCAAAGAGTGAGCATGACCATTCAGGTCATGCGAGGACTAGATGCAGACATACCATTTCCGACGCCAACATTCGCTGTagaggagatcagtgaggagatgtACTACATGCTGCGGAGATATGAAAACTCCACTTTGCTTCCTCCACCCCGCCCTCCAAGAAAACCTCAGTCACCTCTCA is part of the Hemitrygon akajei chromosome 9, sHemAka1.3, whole genome shotgun sequence genome and encodes:
- the themis gene encoding protein THEMIS isoform X2; amino-acid sequence: MAMALCLENYIDSLDPTTLPRVLQILCGIYSEGSVYEMQGQVCCLSTGEIIKIIGFKVVKVKVKSCEFIEGNISPFAVELPLDYPGFFKLHVDPCPYTSLKDIVRSVKIGDNRLGHPHFWSTVDIQLNDIFIKKGEHIVLNSLAEVDGEECVNCTVIKGAKAKTLRIPLSFEGTFHECEDDQFYTLKEIVEWKISKHRRRVVKLMKTMATWEESPYNEYLHSDVYLLPVYEVQAVARFGMEILRIPSNLDVEVKDITESYDLNSFVQPMSLTDVYKRPNEDFPLLAVIVDEQCIYKSLMSGKQIIIHSKHLFNTIIASENRSDLNKKHFLIPKSYKGRFKRRPREFPTVYDLVLAIKNNESLHVIATKEFVPEYAEFASVVVGDQFLVHRCQSVEVNHEGEKCLIEAVACERIMEKDCEQVLLPTYMEGGFVEVVHDKKQYDISEICKQFSLPFNVKVSIRDLSINDNLAALASLRIEEEIADPCLLISLSDGPSECFRVPVQRVSMTIQVMRGLDADIPFPTPTFAVEEISEEMYYMLRRYENSTLLPPPRPPRKPQSPLTSTKTMRLLPPQSKKPDPPKSPKFSATGKPRNKAKSQKFVPDVTAKSENIVPTLITEPGAPATDTMLLNDLENLDLSDKHDYEYINENEIEDIRKLLNENEHLSKKNCESEKETQ
- the themis gene encoding protein THEMIS isoform X1: MAMALCLENYIDSLDPTTLPRVLQILCGIYSEGKGSVYEMQGQVCCLSTGEIIKIIGFKVVKVKVKSCEFIEGNISPFAVELPLDYPGFFKLHVDPCPYTSLKDIVRSVKIGDNRLGHPHFWSTVDIQLNDIFIKKGEHIVLNSLAEVDGEECVNCTVIKGAKAKTLRIPLSFEGTFHECEDDQFYTLKEIVEWKISKHRRRVVKLMKTMATWEESPYNEYLHSDVYLLPVYEVQAVARFGMEILRIPSNLDVEVKDITESYDLNSFVQPMSLTDVYKRPNEDFPLLAVIVDEQCIYKSLMSGKQIIIHSKHLFNTIIASENRSDLNKKHFLIPKSYKGRFKRRPREFPTVYDLVLAIKNNESLHVIATKEFVPEYAEFASVVVGDQFLVHRCQSVEVNHEGEKCLIEAVACERIMEKDCEQVLLPTYMEGGFVEVVHDKKQYDISEICKQFSLPFNVKVSIRDLSINDNLAALASLRIEEEIADPCLLISLSDGPSECFRVPVQRVSMTIQVMRGLDADIPFPTPTFAVEEISEEMYYMLRRYENSTLLPPPRPPRKPQSPLTSTKTMRLLPPQSKKPDPPKSPKFSATGKPRNKAKSQKFVPDVTAKSENIVPTLITEPGAPATDTMLLNDLENLDLSDKHDYEYINENEIEDIRKLLNENEHLSKKNCESEKETQ